In Bartonella bovis 91-4, the following proteins share a genomic window:
- a CDS encoding FliI/YscN family ATPase: protein MQKSKNDPASTVALTDTTPVVSSDTKTFPLTDADLVNAEFTDGEGAASSAKGVQTDTSPTALSRLLSFVTRKNDHSSHLVTQGGVISDVARGTLVARGLSQSVLLGDTVCIDCDGQAVRGEIIRVNEENVLIKPYDETVVPVLMASVFPQGPLFVAPDRSWCGRVVNALGEAIDGKGALLSGPRNIAVEGDVPPALKRARVKKGLRTGVKVIDIFTPLCFGQRIGIFAGSGVGKSTLLSMMMQADHFDTVVLALTGERGREVRDMLDDTLHSKLDKVVGVIATGDESPMMRCLAPIMATTIAEYFSSLGDNVLLVVDSITRYALAMREIAISAHEPPVSRGFPPRIFSELPRLLERAGPGREGKGSITGVYAVLVDGDDHNDPISDAIRGILDGHIVLDRAIAAQGRFPAVDIPASISRLAPHSWTDEQRILVQNLKEMIFRYEETRDLRAMGAYRAGADHILDQAIFLVPSIYAAMKQGPDMPLVNDPYDELAKLLKSQ from the coding sequence ATGCAAAAAAGCAAAAATGATCCTGCATCAACGGTTGCTTTAACAGATACTACGCCAGTGGTTTCTTCAGATACAAAGACTTTTCCTCTTACAGATGCAGATCTTGTGAATGCAGAGTTTACAGATGGAGAGGGTGCTGCTTCCTCTGCTAAAGGGGTGCAGACGGATACTTCACCTACAGCTTTGAGCCGATTGCTTTCTTTTGTAACACGTAAAAATGATCATTCCTCTCATTTGGTTACCCAAGGGGGCGTTATAAGCGATGTGGCGCGTGGTACATTGGTTGCACGGGGCTTATCACAGTCTGTGTTGCTCGGGGATACAGTGTGTATTGATTGTGATGGGCAGGCAGTACGAGGTGAAATTATTCGTGTTAATGAAGAAAATGTTTTAATTAAGCCTTATGATGAAACCGTTGTTCCTGTTCTTATGGCTTCTGTTTTTCCACAAGGTCCGCTTTTTGTAGCGCCAGATCGTTCTTGGTGTGGTCGTGTTGTTAATGCTTTGGGGGAGGCTATCGATGGTAAAGGGGCACTTCTTTCTGGTCCACGCAATATAGCGGTTGAGGGTGACGTGCCGCCAGCACTTAAACGTGCACGTGTAAAGAAGGGGTTACGTACAGGCGTTAAAGTGATTGATATTTTCACGCCTCTTTGTTTTGGTCAGCGTATTGGAATTTTTGCTGGTTCTGGGGTTGGAAAATCCACTCTTTTGTCAATGATGATGCAAGCTGATCATTTTGATACAGTTGTTTTAGCTCTCACAGGTGAGCGTGGCCGTGAAGTGCGTGATATGCTTGATGATACATTGCACAGCAAATTAGACAAGGTTGTTGGGGTGATTGCGACAGGTGATGAAAGCCCCATGATGCGGTGTTTAGCTCCAATCATGGCAACAACAATTGCTGAATATTTTTCTTCTTTAGGTGACAATGTTTTACTGGTGGTTGATTCTATCACGCGTTATGCATTAGCGATGCGCGAAATTGCCATTTCTGCTCATGAGCCGCCTGTTTCACGTGGATTTCCTCCCCGTATTTTTAGTGAGTTGCCACGTTTATTAGAACGAGCAGGCCCAGGTAGAGAAGGCAAAGGATCTATTACGGGTGTTTACGCAGTTTTGGTTGATGGCGATGATCATAATGACCCTATTTCTGATGCAATTCGCGGGATTTTAGATGGCCATATTGTGCTTGATCGTGCTATTGCTGCACAGGGAAGATTTCCTGCTGTTGATATTCCGGCTTCTATTTCGCGTTTGGCACCTCATAGCTGGACAGATGAACAGCGCATATTGGTTCAAAATTTGAAGGAAATGATTTTTAGATATGAAGAAACACGTGATTTACGTGCAATGGGCGCTTATCGTGCGGGGGCAGATCATATCCTTGATCAGGCAATCTTTTTAGTGCCATCTATTTATGCTGCTATGAAACAAGGCCCTGATATGCCGCTTGTTAATGACCCTTATGATGAATTGGCAAAACTGTTGAAAAGTCAATAA
- the flgF gene encoding flagellar basal-body rod protein FlgF, translating to MQNPIYVGVSGQISLARRMETIAQNMANVNTPGFRSGGMKFDTLVSPVAREQRDQVFFTSAGKGYISTDRGALVKTGNALDVAVGGDSYFSIQASFGPVYTRDGRMIMTPEGGLVSVTGLSFLDDGGAPIQLNPAGGTPRVAADGSIYQKDVLVGKIGLFQFQKGTQLRYGPNSSVIPDRPAMQSEGGGGDKVIQGYIESSNVNGVAEMTRLIEVSRAFERVEAMLRQQEEMRSKSIQILGGKS from the coding sequence ATGCAAAATCCGATTTATGTGGGAGTGTCGGGTCAAATCAGTTTGGCGCGCCGGATGGAAACAATTGCGCAAAACATGGCAAATGTTAATACACCAGGTTTTCGTTCTGGTGGTATGAAGTTTGACACATTGGTATCTCCCGTTGCACGTGAACAAAGGGATCAGGTCTTTTTTACGAGCGCTGGTAAGGGATATATTTCAACAGATCGAGGTGCTTTGGTGAAAACCGGTAATGCTCTTGATGTTGCTGTAGGGGGTGATTCATATTTTTCTATACAAGCCTCTTTTGGGCCAGTTTATACCCGCGATGGTCGAATGATTATGACACCAGAGGGTGGTTTGGTTTCGGTGACAGGACTGTCTTTTTTAGATGATGGGGGTGCGCCAATCCAGCTTAATCCTGCAGGGGGTACTCCTCGTGTTGCGGCAGACGGGAGCATTTATCAAAAGGATGTTTTGGTTGGAAAAATTGGCCTGTTTCAATTTCAGAAAGGGACTCAATTGCGTTATGGTCCCAATTCTTCTGTTATTCCTGATAGACCTGCTATGCAGTCAGAGGGGGGTGGTGGTGATAAAGTTATACAAGGTTATATTGAGAGTTCTAATGTGAATGGTGTTGCCGAGATGACGCGCCTTATCGAAGTAAGCCGTGCTTTTGAAAGGGTTGAAGCAATGTTGCGTCAGCAGGAAGAAATGCGTTCTAAATCTATTCAAATTCTTGGTGGAAAATCTTAA
- a CDS encoding DUF1217 domain-containing protein produces the protein MKQTSSQLFNEPQVKRETDYYVSHIIGIRSVDDFLADDRIYNYAMKAYGLEDMIYAKGMMRKVLSDPNYASQLTDKRYQQFAAAFNFSVYGEEATQQESAKTGTVNKYMQQTLEVKVGEENEGTRLALYFTRTIGEMTRNGLLSEKNWAYQILGDKALSAVVFTALDIPESVLSSKIEAQKSLLESRMSLEDLEDPRKLEQFIARFSAMYDAKNRTDINPALTLLQDSNLGSGLAFSHETMVALQSFKRGGV, from the coding sequence ATGAAACAGACGTCTAGTCAGCTTTTTAATGAACCTCAGGTTAAGCGAGAAACAGATTATTATGTAAGCCATATTATAGGTATAAGGTCAGTTGATGATTTTTTGGCAGACGATCGAATCTATAACTATGCTATGAAAGCTTACGGCTTAGAAGATATGATTTATGCAAAAGGTATGATGCGTAAAGTACTTTCAGACCCTAATTATGCTTCGCAATTAACAGATAAGCGTTATCAGCAATTTGCAGCAGCTTTTAATTTTAGTGTTTATGGTGAAGAAGCCACTCAACAAGAGAGTGCAAAAACAGGCACTGTGAATAAATATATGCAGCAAACTTTAGAAGTAAAAGTTGGTGAAGAAAATGAAGGAACGCGTTTGGCTTTGTATTTTACCCGTACTATTGGGGAAATGACTAGAAACGGTCTTCTTTCAGAAAAAAATTGGGCTTATCAAATTCTTGGTGATAAAGCTTTGTCGGCTGTGGTTTTTACGGCTCTGGATATTCCAGAAAGTGTGCTTTCATCAAAAATTGAAGCGCAAAAATCATTGTTAGAATCACGCATGTCACTTGAAGATTTAGAAGATCCAAGGAAATTAGAGCAGTTTATTGCGCGTTTTTCTGCTATGTATGACGCAAAAAATCGAACAGACATAAACCCTGCTCTCACACTTTTACAAGATTCAAATTTAGGGAGCGGATTAGCGTTTTCCCATGAAACAATGGTAGCTTTACAATCCTTTAAACGGGGTGGCGTCTAA
- the motA gene encoding flagellar motor stator protein MotA, with product MGVIIGLVLTLGCIIGGYMAMGGHLNVLVQPWEFVIILGSAIGTFIISTPFNVIKDTMKATLEAITDAVPKQKDFLATLGLLYVLMREMRSKSRSEMEGHVDNPKESLLFQQYPLVLKDDSLTNFICDYCRLIIMGNARPFEIEALMDEEIHTISKDSEKSSQALQNMADALPALGIVAAVLGVIKAMGAISEPPEVLGHLIGAALVGTFAGIFFSYSVFGPVATKIKTVRHKKTRIYIVVKQTLLAYMNGAIPQIALEYGRKTISAKDRPTIDVVEQHTIVGSGAEKEAA from the coding sequence TTGGGTGTCATCATAGGATTAGTACTCACTTTAGGATGCATAATTGGCGGCTATATGGCCATGGGTGGGCATCTTAATGTTTTGGTGCAACCATGGGAATTTGTTATTATTTTGGGTTCAGCTATTGGTACTTTCATCATCTCTACTCCTTTTAACGTAATTAAAGATACAATGAAAGCAACATTGGAAGCAATAACAGATGCTGTTCCTAAACAAAAAGATTTTTTAGCAACCTTAGGTTTGCTCTATGTTCTTATGCGGGAAATGCGCTCAAAATCACGCTCTGAAATGGAAGGTCATGTTGACAATCCTAAGGAATCTTTACTCTTTCAGCAATATCCTTTAGTTTTAAAAGATGATTCTTTAACCAACTTTATTTGTGACTATTGTCGTCTTATCATTATGGGAAACGCTCGCCCTTTTGAGATTGAAGCCTTAATGGATGAAGAAATTCATACAATTTCAAAAGATTCTGAAAAATCTTCTCAAGCTCTCCAAAATATGGCCGATGCCCTACCAGCTCTTGGTATTGTTGCAGCTGTTTTGGGTGTGATTAAAGCCATGGGGGCTATTAGTGAACCACCAGAAGTGTTAGGGCATTTGATTGGAGCAGCTCTTGTTGGAACATTTGCCGGTATTTTCTTTTCGTATAGTGTTTTTGGCCCTGTTGCCACAAAAATCAAAACAGTGCGCCATAAAAAAACACGCATATATATTGTTGTGAAACAAACACTGTTGGCTTATATGAACGGTGCAATACCACAAATCGCATTAGAATATGGACGCAAAACCATTTCAGCAAAAGATCGCCCAACAATTGATGTTGTAGAGCAACACACAATCGTTGGTTCAGGTGCTGAAAAAGAGGCCGCTTGA
- a CDS encoding FliM/FliN family flagellar motor switch protein, with translation MTEQTEHNINEEKKQDVLAQHILRAAGLSSDDLMSFQYVFRDAASNLCAQLGHYTSLEFAIDVQSLDTLKADKLAQAIAADTLLIYFSSNLWGDDVIFVLDTALVDLITEAFFGAAEPKIINRNGRPFSPTEYKISEYFGKLLANTMDGIFGTGDGSLLLFKQTLKAQEFNLETFHQSQMFSCNLGVKCNEIEATVNILMPRSCHRPIQEAVTRALRTPAKHTDPLWAKRLKQEVSRTHVCIEAFIQQGSMTLNELSKLQIGQVLPLPANSVKQIKLRSGKKSLYKCSLGKKGKNFSIRVTDPIDEEKEMIDELVHS, from the coding sequence ATGACTGAGCAGACTGAACACAACATCAATGAAGAGAAAAAACAAGATGTGTTGGCCCAACACATCTTGCGTGCTGCTGGTCTGTCAAGTGATGACCTTATGTCATTTCAATATGTGTTTCGTGATGCAGCAAGCAATCTTTGTGCACAGTTGGGTCATTATACATCCTTAGAATTTGCTATCGATGTACAATCGCTTGATACACTCAAAGCTGATAAGCTTGCTCAAGCGATAGCAGCAGATACATTATTGATTTATTTTAGTTCCAATCTGTGGGGAGACGATGTTATCTTTGTTCTAGATACAGCCTTGGTTGATCTTATAACAGAAGCGTTTTTTGGTGCAGCAGAGCCAAAGATTATAAACCGTAATGGGCGCCCCTTCAGTCCAACAGAATACAAAATAAGTGAATATTTTGGAAAATTGCTGGCTAATACAATGGACGGCATATTTGGTACAGGAGATGGATCTCTTTTACTTTTCAAGCAAACACTCAAAGCGCAAGAATTTAATTTAGAAACCTTTCATCAATCACAGATGTTTTCTTGCAATCTTGGGGTTAAATGTAATGAAATAGAAGCAACCGTAAATATCTTAATGCCACGCAGTTGCCACCGCCCTATTCAAGAAGCCGTTACCCGAGCTTTGCGTACACCTGCAAAACACACAGATCCGCTTTGGGCTAAACGTTTAAAACAAGAAGTAAGCCGAACGCACGTATGTATTGAAGCTTTTATCCAACAAGGATCAATGACTTTAAATGAATTATCAAAGCTTCAAATAGGGCAAGTTCTGCCCCTTCCTGCCAATAGTGTTAAACAGATAAAATTACGCAGTGGCAAGAAATCTCTTTATAAATGCTCCCTTGGTAAAAAGGGGAAAAATTTTTCCATCCGGGTCACTGACCCTATTGATGAAGAAAAGGAAATGATTGATGAGCTGGTTCATAGTTAA
- a CDS encoding BAB2_0123 family type IV secretion system effector, giving the protein MSWFIVNIASALLALISLSIFIITTRKLTTTIHMGRELAKQVQTGTVCLDRALSILREEHQEFRDENRKMDARIIESTRIRRNIDRSVAHMENIRNQLQSDLDHFRTTLTAKAPRPTMKSSAQHMHRQPPIVPKNFPVFVQRKIH; this is encoded by the coding sequence ATGAGCTGGTTCATAGTTAATATAGCAAGTGCGCTTCTAGCACTGATATCGTTAAGTATTTTTATTATAACCACACGAAAATTGACAACAACAATCCATATGGGTCGGGAATTGGCTAAACAAGTTCAAACCGGAACTGTTTGCCTTGATCGAGCGCTTTCAATATTGCGTGAAGAACATCAAGAGTTTCGCGATGAAAACCGCAAAATGGATGCACGTATTATTGAATCAACACGGATTCGGCGCAACATTGATCGCTCGGTAGCTCATATGGAAAATATCCGCAATCAACTACAAAGTGATCTTGACCATTTTCGTACAACTTTAACTGCTAAAGCTCCTAGGCCTACAATGAAATCTAGTGCACAACATATGCATCGACAACCACCAATTGTTCCTAAAAACTTTCCGGTTTTTGTACAGCGTAAAATACATTAA
- a CDS encoding flagellar motor switch protein FliG — MTQATKEKTTEVINVVSEDELENTLPDTHVYSTLIDTLSGQQKAAALLVALGKPAAARLLKHFTPDDLRRLSGQAHTLPNISLADFEVLVRQFEDAFAEGASFSEAGSRFDNLVQETLSEEEAALVLDPSKAPAPPRESLWEIIAKLNIDVLQMHFAQEHPQVVSYIVSRLPSEIAAKILMAQSMIVRADLTRRRLHLRPVSSEIDAVLDEALRPIFSQDNNVGEKAHHGQVAIILNELDKADVDEMLANLNDLSPEDLEKIKAKLFVFEDIPRLTERARLLLFDKITADTVITALHGADNQMKDLILNSLSQRTRRIVEAELSSGNDSIKQEKIINARRNIAQTAIKLSEQGTINLLGEEGTS; from the coding sequence ATGACGCAAGCAACAAAAGAAAAAACAACAGAAGTAATAAATGTTGTATCGGAAGACGAATTGGAAAATACGTTACCTGATACACATGTGTATTCTACACTCATTGATACACTTTCTGGGCAACAAAAAGCTGCAGCACTCCTTGTTGCTCTCGGGAAACCTGCTGCTGCGCGTCTTTTAAAACATTTCACTCCAGATGATTTGCGCCGTCTAAGTGGGCAAGCTCATACTTTGCCCAACATTTCTCTTGCTGATTTTGAAGTTCTGGTTCGTCAATTTGAGGATGCCTTTGCTGAAGGAGCTTCTTTTTCTGAAGCTGGTTCACGTTTCGATAATCTGGTACAAGAAACATTATCAGAAGAAGAAGCCGCTTTAGTCCTTGACCCTTCGAAAGCACCAGCTCCCCCTCGCGAAAGCCTTTGGGAAATTATTGCAAAATTAAATATTGATGTTCTGCAAATGCATTTTGCACAAGAACATCCACAAGTAGTTAGCTACATTGTTTCGCGTCTTCCTTCTGAAATTGCAGCAAAAATTTTAATGGCACAATCTATGATTGTTCGCGCTGACCTTACTCGTAGAAGATTGCATTTACGCCCAGTTTCATCAGAAATAGACGCAGTACTTGATGAAGCGCTGCGTCCTATTTTCTCACAAGATAATAATGTAGGAGAAAAAGCTCATCATGGCCAAGTGGCTATCATCCTTAATGAGCTTGATAAAGCAGATGTTGACGAGATGCTTGCAAATCTCAATGATTTAAGTCCAGAAGATCTGGAAAAAATCAAAGCAAAGCTTTTTGTTTTCGAAGATATTCCACGTTTGACAGAACGAGCACGATTACTGCTTTTTGATAAAATTACAGCTGATACCGTTATTACAGCTTTGCACGGTGCAGATAATCAGATGAAAGACCTTATTTTAAATTCTCTTTCACAACGCACACGTCGTATAGTGGAAGCAGAACTTTCTTCAGGTAATGACTCCATCAAACAAGAGAAAATTATAAATGCACGCCGTAATATTGCCCAAACAGCAATCAAATTATCAGAACAAGGAACAATTAATCTCTTAGGTGAAGAAGGAACGTCTTAA
- the flhB gene encoding flagellar type III secretion system protein FlhB: MSDEKPDKESQTEEPTEHKIHKAEEKGNLPFSRELPIFSSLLSFSVISIFIAFPAISQLSHFLLQWLERPESWRINTAEDIKHLIYLVGGNVGLALAPILIIIPLIGISASVIQNIPRIIMERIQPKWSRVSLSNGFERIFSKAGLVEFLKSLTKLIGVSIIVYIMFFKNNTIFINTLLTDASALPEYIRKKLVGLSLSFIVAVAAIAGFDLAWSRFHWYQKLRMSKQEIKEEHKSLEGNPMIKARMRSLTRDRIRRRMIANVPTATLIVANPTHFSVALRYKPPLDYAPVVVAKGQDILALQIREIAVENDIPVIENVELARTLYKQVEVDQVIPPELYESVAALIRFINSQKIH, encoded by the coding sequence ATGTCAGATGAAAAGCCCGATAAAGAGAGCCAAACAGAAGAACCAACAGAACACAAAATTCATAAAGCAGAAGAAAAAGGAAATCTTCCCTTTTCTCGTGAACTGCCTATTTTTTCTTCTCTTTTAAGCTTTAGCGTAATTTCTATTTTTATCGCTTTTCCAGCTATATCACAGCTTTCGCATTTCTTGCTTCAATGGCTTGAACGCCCAGAGTCTTGGCGCATTAACACTGCAGAAGATATTAAACATTTGATTTATTTGGTAGGTGGCAATGTAGGCTTAGCCTTAGCACCTATTTTAATTATTATACCCCTGATCGGTATAAGTGCATCAGTTATACAAAATATACCACGTATTATTATGGAGCGTATTCAACCAAAATGGTCACGCGTTTCACTCAGCAATGGATTTGAACGCATTTTCAGTAAAGCAGGATTGGTGGAATTTTTAAAATCATTAACCAAGCTGATTGGTGTGAGCATAATTGTTTATATTATGTTTTTCAAAAACAATACAATTTTCATCAATACATTATTAACAGATGCATCAGCTTTGCCCGAATATATTCGTAAAAAACTTGTAGGCTTGTCGCTTTCTTTTATTGTGGCCGTTGCTGCTATTGCAGGATTTGACTTAGCATGGTCACGTTTTCACTGGTACCAAAAATTACGTATGAGCAAACAAGAAATTAAAGAAGAGCATAAAAGCCTTGAAGGAAACCCTATGATCAAAGCACGGATGCGTTCCTTAACACGCGACCGTATTCGTCGGCGAATGATTGCCAATGTTCCTACTGCAACCTTAATTGTAGCCAATCCAACCCATTTCTCTGTTGCTTTGCGCTATAAACCACCCCTTGATTATGCACCAGTTGTGGTTGCAAAAGGACAAGATATTTTAGCTTTACAGATTCGTGAAATTGCTGTCGAAAATGACATCCCTGTTATTGAAAATGTAGAGTTAGCACGCACATTGTACAAACAAGTTGAAGTCGACCAAGTTATTCCACCTGAATTATATGAAAGCGTTGCTGCTTTAATTCGTTTTATCAACAGTCAAAAAATCCATTAA
- a CDS encoding flagellar protein FlgN: protein MSVAQCNDENVALKTKVLNNDLIGRDWAITKFMAAVKGLTEVVDYESNMLESHGIPDYEEVNLRKTRGLRDLNQSMKDVMRYMDQDVASKVESLLSDLQEKLLRNSELLQVHLEAVKELSQIMQTAARAEETDGTYDPVLVNAGSRK from the coding sequence ATGTCTGTAGCGCAATGTAATGATGAAAATGTTGCATTAAAAACAAAAGTTCTCAACAATGATCTGATTGGTCGTGATTGGGCAATAACAAAATTTATGGCTGCTGTTAAAGGGCTGACAGAAGTGGTTGATTATGAAAGCAATATGCTTGAAAGCCACGGTATTCCAGATTATGAAGAGGTTAATTTACGTAAAACACGTGGTCTGCGTGATCTTAATCAGTCAATGAAAGATGTTATGCGCTATATGGATCAAGATGTTGCAAGTAAAGTGGAAAGCTTGCTATCCGATTTACAGGAAAAGTTGCTGCGCAATAGTGAATTACTTCAAGTGCATTTAGAGGCTGTTAAGGAACTTTCTCAAATTATGCAAACAGCTGCTCGCGCAGAAGAAACAGATGGAACCTATGACCCTGTTTTAGTCAATGCTGGAAGTCGTAAATGA
- a CDS encoding rod-binding protein, with the protein MAIQPPSDIVLDVARAADPLEYRASVEKLRNLRNTAYTQTTTAPQKNNFTQLVHADYKSSLSVTHHESQQVHIKPQTLENKNAEAFKNFEAFILQTFVENMFTTEMQSIFGKGQAGQIWKFMMAEQLAKEFAVSGGIGIAQMLISEQAKREEGSYNGERNRINATH; encoded by the coding sequence ATGGCTATTCAGCCACCTTCAGATATTGTTCTTGATGTTGCACGCGCAGCTGATCCACTTGAGTATCGCGCTTCTGTTGAAAAATTGCGCAATTTACGCAACACAGCATATACACAAACCACAACTGCACCCCAAAAGAACAACTTTACTCAGTTAGTGCATGCTGATTACAAAAGCTCACTCAGTGTAACGCACCACGAATCTCAACAGGTGCATATAAAACCGCAAACTCTAGAAAACAAAAATGCTGAAGCCTTTAAAAACTTTGAAGCTTTTATACTGCAGACTTTTGTTGAAAATATGTTCACAACTGAGATGCAATCTATTTTTGGAAAAGGGCAGGCAGGGCAAATTTGGAAATTTATGATGGCTGAACAATTGGCTAAAGAATTTGCTGTATCTGGAGGGATTGGCATTGCGCAAATGTTGATTTCTGAACAGGCTAAAAGAGAAGAGGGGTCATATAATGGAGAGAGAAACAGAATAAATGCTACCCATTAA
- the fliR gene encoding flagellar biosynthesis protein FliR: protein MSLTSLLPMTSLPIDQLVIIAMLVFARVGACLMFMPGISSLRIPMNFRLLLAIAFSFVMLPLVVDFFKELGDKPDIAILTRALFSEMLIGASLGVIAHVYLWALQFMATIIAMSMGYSGQPGHSVIDSMPETQIAHLFVLAAVMLFFASDLHMVVIRGLLASYDVVTPSFVPNPEAALIDYRDVLSRAFLTTLSIAAPFITYAILINIGIGLVNKLTPTIPVYFISLPFVVAGGIFLLYFLIPELLHFFSLELQNWLNKGP, encoded by the coding sequence ATGTCATTGACGTCTTTATTACCTATGACGTCTTTGCCAATTGACCAGTTGGTTATCATTGCCATGTTAGTTTTTGCTCGGGTAGGAGCTTGTTTGATGTTTATGCCAGGCATATCAAGTTTACGTATTCCTATGAATTTCCGTTTACTGCTTGCTATTGCTTTTTCATTTGTTATGCTTCCTCTTGTCGTCGATTTTTTTAAAGAACTTGGCGATAAACCTGATATTGCAATCCTTACACGTGCTTTATTTTCTGAAATGCTTATTGGCGCTAGTTTGGGGGTTATTGCTCATGTTTATCTGTGGGCATTGCAATTTATGGCAACGATTATTGCAATGTCTATGGGGTATTCAGGTCAACCTGGCCATAGTGTGATTGACTCAATGCCAGAAACTCAAATTGCCCATTTATTTGTTTTAGCTGCTGTTATGCTTTTTTTTGCAAGCGATTTGCATATGGTGGTTATTCGTGGTCTTTTGGCTTCTTATGATGTCGTCACACCATCTTTTGTTCCAAATCCGGAAGCCGCTTTGATTGATTATCGTGATGTTTTATCGCGAGCATTTTTAACCACACTATCTATTGCGGCGCCTTTTATTACTTATGCGATTTTGATCAATATTGGGATTGGATTAGTAAATAAATTAACACCTACCATTCCGGTTTATTTTATTTCGTTGCCTTTTGTTGTCGCAGGGGGAATATTTCTACTTTATTTCTTAATACCCGAGCTTTTACATTTTTTTAGTTTAGAACTTCAAAATTGGCTCAATAAGGGACCTTAA